In the genome of Lentisphaera araneosa HTCC2155, the window CAGTTGATTGAGTTGAATGATATTATCTATATAAGTAAAGTCTCGGCTAGTTAAGCCATCACCATTAATCGTAATTGACTCTCCATTAATGAGCGCAGAGACAAAGGTGGGGATGACTGCGGCATAGGCGCCGTCGGGAGTTTGGCGTCGTCCAAAGACATTAAAATAACGTAGGCCAATCGTCTCGAGCCCATAGGATTTATAAAAAACATCAGCATAGAGTTCGTTGGTATATTTTGTGATGGCGTAGGGGGAAAGGGGTTTGCCAATCGTATGTTCTACTTTGGGAAGTCTAGGATGATCGCCATAAGTTGATGAGCTAGCGGCATAGATAAAGCGTTTGACTTTGGCATCGCGAGCTGCGACCAACATCTTGAGAAAGCCTCCGTTATTGACTTCGTCAGTGGTGACGGGGTCCTTAAGTGAGCGAGGCACGGAGCCGAGTGCAGCTTGATGCAAGACGTAATCTATGTCCTCGCAAGCTTGATGACAGTGGTCTTGCTTGCGAATGTCGCCCCTAATGAGCTCAAAGTTATTTGCAATGGGTCGCTGATTTTCAAAGTCGTAGAGATGAGAAAGATTTTTTTCTTTACCTGTAGAGAAATCATCAAGAACTCTCACTCGATTATTTTGCTTAAGTAAAACATCTACCAAGTTGGAGCCAATAAAACCGGCGCCACCAGTGACGAGGACGTGACTATTTTCGATTGTTCTTTTCATAATTTTTTGTTTAAACCACAGATTTGACAGATTCAGCAGATTTATTTTGTGTAAATAATTCGTTCATATTTAAGTTTTAGATGACTTCCGAAATTGATAAGATAAGCGACTGATAATCCAGTAGCTTTTAGGTAATTGAAAGTTTGTGCACGGTGTTCGTAGTCAAGTTTTTTGACGGCCTTGATTTCAATGATGATTTTATCATAAACAAAAAATTCGGGAATATATTTCTTCTGTAGTTGAGTGCCTTTATAAATTAATTTTATTTCTTTTTGTGCATCAAAGGTGATGGATTGAGAGCTGAATTCGAGTTCGAGACATTCTTGTTAGACCGCTTCTAAAAAACCTGGGCCAATTTCATTGTATACCTCAAAGCATGCTCCTAATATTTTATACCCTTCATCTTTATATAAAAACTCTATGTCAATTTCCCTATCTGTTCCATCTGACTGATCTGTGCTTAAAGTCGTCCATCAATTTGTGTGGGGTCGAGAACACATTTGATATCGTAAATGACGCTATTGTCATGGGTGATAGATTTAATATCGAGGTCTTTGAATTCCTTGTGAGCGACGGCGAGGATGACGGCGTCGTAATCAGAATCGAGTTCTTGGACGAGGTCGACCGCGTATTCATCTTTGACTTCCTGAGCATTGGCCCAAGGGTCGTGTACCGAAACTTTGACATGAAAACTTTGTAATTCTTCAATAACATCGATAACTCGTGAATTGCGAATGTCAGGGCAGTTTTCTTTAAAAGTAATTCCTTTGACGAGGACTTTGGCGCCAGCAATCGTTTGGCCTTTGGCAATCATCAGTTTGATAACGGTATTTGCCACATAAGCACCCATGCCATCGTTGAGGCGACGGCCAGCTAGAATGATTTCGGGTTGGTAGCCCACTTGCTGTGCTTTGTGAGTGAGGTAG includes:
- a CDS encoding SDR family oxidoreductase encodes the protein MKRTIENSHVLVTGGAGFIGSNLVDVLLKQNNRVRVLDDFSTGKEKNLSHLYDFENQRPIANNFELIRGDIRKQDHCHQACEDIDYVLHQAALGSVPRSLKDPVTTDEVNNGGFLKMLVAARDAKVKRFIYAASSSTYGDHPRLPKVEHTIGKPLSPYAITKYTNELYADVFYKSYGLETIGLRYFNVFGRRQTPDGAYAAVIPTFVSALINGESITINGDGLTSRDFTYIDNIIQLNQLASLTTNPDAINQVFNAACGGNETLNSLFETLRHLLAKFNPQIAQAKVFYGPERTGDIKHSKADISKAQKLLNYSPSHDFNQGIQASVDWYWNNLKTNN